A single window of Vibrio sp. SCSIO 43137 DNA harbors:
- the kdsA gene encoding 3-deoxy-8-phosphooctulonate synthase → MEQKIVHVGDIPVANDKPFTLFAGMNVLESRDLAMQICEHYVKVTEKLGIPYVFKASFDKANRSSVHSYRGPGLEEGMKIFQELKDTFGVKIITDVHTEEQAQPVADVVDVIQLPAFLARQTDLVEAMAKTGAVINVKKPQFMSPGQVGNIVEKFAECGNENIILCERGSCHGYDNLVVDMLGFGVMKKESKGSPIIFDVTHSLQMRDPSGAASGGRREQTVELAKAGLATGIAGLFIEAHPNPDQARCDGPSALPLDKLEPFLSQMKALDDLIKSFPQIEIK, encoded by the coding sequence ATGGAACAAAAAATCGTTCATGTTGGTGACATTCCTGTTGCTAATGACAAACCTTTCACCCTTTTCGCTGGTATGAATGTTCTGGAATCCCGTGATTTGGCTATGCAAATCTGTGAGCATTATGTGAAGGTAACAGAAAAGCTGGGTATTCCTTACGTGTTTAAAGCGTCTTTCGACAAAGCAAATCGTAGCTCAGTGCATTCTTATCGTGGCCCGGGTCTGGAAGAAGGTATGAAGATCTTTCAGGAACTAAAAGATACTTTTGGTGTAAAAATCATTACTGATGTACACACAGAAGAGCAGGCACAACCTGTCGCTGACGTTGTTGATGTTATTCAGCTTCCGGCATTTCTTGCCCGTCAGACCGATCTGGTGGAAGCGATGGCAAAAACGGGAGCGGTTATAAACGTGAAGAAACCTCAGTTTATGAGCCCGGGTCAGGTTGGCAATATCGTAGAGAAATTTGCCGAGTGCGGAAATGAAAATATCATCCTCTGCGAACGTGGTTCTTGCCATGGTTACGATAATCTTGTGGTGGATATGCTTGGCTTTGGCGTAATGAAAAAAGAGTCTAAGGGAAGCCCGATCATCTTTGATGTCACTCACTCTCTGCAGATGCGTGATCCATCGGGAGCAGCTTCCGGCGGCCGTCGTGAACAAACTGTTGAGCTGGCAAAAGCTGGTCTGGCGACTGGTATTGCCGGTCTATTTATTGAAGCGCACCCAAATCCGGATCAAGCGCGCTGTGATGGTCCTTCTGCATTACCACTGGATAAACTGGAACCTTTCCTGAGTCAGATGAAAGCTCTGGATGATTTGATTAAAAGTTTTCCACAAATCGAAATTAAATAA
- the ispE gene encoding 4-(cytidine 5'-diphospho)-2-C-methyl-D-erythritol kinase, translated as MENRFMITQKTQWPSPAKLNLFLYITGRRENGYHDLQTLFQFLDHGDQLTITANQSGEITLTPEIEGLPVEQNLIWKAAQALKPYTPDEFGADIHLEKILPMGGGIGGGSSNAATVLIALNYLWQLGLSDDKLAEIGLDLGADVPVFVRGFAAFAEGVGEKLQPVRPDEKCYLVVRPDVSISTAEIFSHPDLTRNTPKRPISELISGSQENDCEKIVRLLYPEVDKQLSWLLQYAPSRLTGTGSCLFSEFENRDEAEKIRAKLPDSVSAFIAQGRNISPLKETLANYQLANTQPN; from the coding sequence ATGGAAAATCGATTCATGATCACCCAGAAAACCCAGTGGCCTTCTCCGGCTAAACTCAACCTGTTCCTTTACATTACCGGTCGCAGGGAGAACGGTTATCATGATCTGCAAACCCTGTTTCAGTTTCTCGACCATGGTGACCAGCTAACCATTACCGCAAACCAGAGCGGTGAAATAACACTAACCCCTGAAATAGAAGGGCTTCCCGTTGAACAGAACCTGATTTGGAAAGCGGCTCAGGCACTAAAACCGTATACGCCTGATGAGTTTGGTGCCGATATCCATCTGGAAAAGATCCTTCCTATGGGCGGCGGTATCGGTGGTGGTTCATCAAATGCCGCAACGGTGCTGATCGCATTAAACTATCTATGGCAGCTCGGTTTGTCTGACGACAAGCTGGCTGAAATCGGACTGGATCTCGGCGCTGATGTTCCTGTTTTTGTCAGAGGATTTGCTGCTTTTGCAGAGGGTGTAGGAGAGAAATTGCAACCGGTTCGGCCGGATGAGAAATGTTATCTGGTCGTCAGACCGGACGTCAGTATCTCAACCGCAGAGATTTTCTCCCACCCGGATTTAACCAGAAACACGCCAAAACGTCCTATTTCTGAGCTGATAAGCGGATCACAAGAAAACGATTGCGAAAAAATCGTCCGATTGCTCTATCCAGAGGTTGATAAGCAACTTTCATGGCTGCTACAATACGCGCCGTCAAGATTGACGGGAACCGGTTCCTGTCTGTTTTCAGAGTTTGAAAACAGAGACGAAGCTGAGAAGATCCGTGCTAAACTTCCTGACAGTGTCTCTGCTTTTATAGCACAAGGACGAAATATTTCGCCTTTAAAAGAAACACTTGCTAACTATCAGTTAGCTAACACCCAACCGAACTAA
- a CDS encoding 2-octaprenyl-3-methyl-6-methoxy-1,4-benzoquinol hydroxylase, giving the protein MQKQEFDIVVVGGGMVGAATALGLAKQGRKVALVEGKAPKAFAEHQPMDVRVSAISMASVDLLKELNAWQSIKDKRVCPYRRLETWEHEECRTRFHSDELQLEQLGYIIENRVIQLGLWQQFELYDNLQIFCPDSLASLEFYPEHNLVTLSSGVELEAQLVVGADGANSKVRADAGIGITAWDYRQSCMLINVETEKPQQDITWQWFTPSGPRSFLPLPGRQGSLVWYDSPKRIRQLSKMNSEQLRQEVLFHFPAELGDIKVLQSGSFPLTRRHAQSYFNNRCVLLGDAAHTINPLAGQGVNLGFKDVSALLSVVNGVEALSEHSMEKYQNARRADNLLMQTGMDFFYTTFSNDIAPVKLIRNIALKAAENSGPIKKQVLKYALGLK; this is encoded by the coding sequence ATGCAGAAGCAAGAGTTTGATATCGTAGTCGTTGGTGGCGGTATGGTCGGTGCTGCAACCGCATTAGGGCTGGCAAAGCAGGGCAGGAAAGTCGCATTAGTTGAAGGAAAAGCTCCGAAAGCTTTTGCTGAGCATCAGCCTATGGATGTACGTGTATCTGCTATCTCTATGGCTTCTGTTGATCTGCTGAAAGAGCTCAATGCCTGGCAAAGCATCAAGGATAAGAGAGTTTGCCCCTATCGCCGTCTGGAAACATGGGAACATGAAGAGTGCCGTACCCGATTTCATAGTGATGAACTGCAACTGGAACAACTGGGTTATATCATTGAGAACAGAGTGATACAACTGGGGTTATGGCAGCAGTTTGAGCTGTACGATAATTTGCAGATATTCTGCCCTGATTCATTGGCATCACTTGAGTTTTATCCTGAGCATAACCTAGTCACACTTTCGTCCGGCGTTGAGCTTGAAGCCCAATTGGTTGTTGGTGCTGATGGTGCTAACTCAAAAGTAAGAGCCGATGCAGGAATAGGTATTACAGCGTGGGATTATCGTCAGTCATGTATGTTGATTAACGTTGAAACAGAAAAGCCTCAGCAAGATATTACATGGCAATGGTTCACTCCGTCCGGTCCGCGCTCTTTCCTGCCTCTTCCGGGAAGACAAGGTTCCCTTGTCTGGTACGACTCTCCAAAACGCATCAGGCAGCTAAGTAAGATGAACAGCGAGCAATTGAGACAGGAAGTGCTTTTTCATTTCCCCGCTGAGCTAGGTGATATCAAAGTGTTGCAGTCTGGTTCATTCCCTTTGACCCGCAGGCATGCACAAAGCTACTTTAACAACCGCTGTGTTTTGTTGGGTGATGCTGCTCATACCATTAACCCGTTGGCAGGACAGGGTGTGAATCTTGGGTTTAAAGATGTCTCGGCGTTATTATCCGTTGTAAACGGAGTAGAGGCATTGTCAGAGCACTCTATGGAGAAGTATCAGAATGCCCGCAGGGCAGATAACTTGTTAATGCAAACGGGTATGGACTTCTTCTATACAACCTTTAGTAATGATATTGCGCCGGTTAAACTTATCAGAAATATTGCGTTAAAAGCGGCTGAAAACTCCGGGCCTATAAAGAAACAAGTATTGAAGTATGCGTTAGGACTAAAATAG
- the prmC gene encoding peptide chain release factor N(5)-glutamine methyltransferase: MSDNLPSIEDALKKAIVELHDSGSDSAALDAAVLLCHALDKPRSYLLTWPEKVLNQQTLELFYTLMERRLKGEPVAYIVGEREFWSLPLKVSPSTLIPRPDTERLVELALEKATAEPNNILDLGTGTGAIALALASELPSSQVTGIDLRPEAVELATENAARLELKNSRFLQGSWFEPVEQSGSSELFSLIVSNPPYIEKNDPHLLRGDVRFEPLSALVSEQKGLADIRHIAENAGNYLQDKGWLLFEHGFEQGKEVRQLMEKFGYTSVSTEQDYAGNDRVTMGQLVE; encoded by the coding sequence ATGTCTGATAATTTGCCATCTATTGAAGATGCATTAAAAAAAGCCATTGTCGAACTACACGACAGTGGCAGTGATTCCGCAGCACTTGATGCTGCGGTCTTGTTATGTCATGCGCTGGATAAACCACGCAGTTACCTTCTTACCTGGCCGGAAAAAGTATTAAATCAGCAGACTCTTGAACTTTTTTATACTCTGATGGAAAGAAGGCTGAAAGGTGAACCTGTTGCTTATATTGTCGGAGAAAGGGAGTTTTGGTCTCTGCCTCTGAAGGTTTCTCCGTCAACATTGATTCCGCGCCCTGATACTGAACGTCTGGTTGAACTGGCGTTGGAAAAAGCAACCGCAGAACCAAACAATATACTGGATCTTGGCACAGGAACGGGCGCCATTGCTCTGGCATTAGCTTCTGAGCTGCCATCAAGTCAGGTTACCGGTATCGATTTACGTCCGGAAGCGGTTGAGCTTGCGACGGAAAACGCCGCCCGCCTTGAACTGAAAAATAGTCGTTTTCTTCAGGGCAGCTGGTTTGAACCCGTTGAGCAATCCGGTAGCAGTGAGCTTTTCTCACTTATTGTTTCAAACCCTCCTTATATTGAGAAAAATGATCCCCATTTATTGCGCGGAGATGTCCGCTTTGAGCCGCTGTCAGCATTAGTTTCTGAGCAGAAAGGCCTAGCTGATATTCGTCATATCGCAGAGAACGCCGGAAACTACCTGCAAGACAAGGGTTGGTTACTGTTTGAGCACGGCTTTGAGCAGGGCAAAGAAGTTCGCCAATTAATGGAGAAATTTGGCTATACTAGCGTATCAACTGAGCAGGACTATGCCGGAAATGACCGGGTAACCATGGGTCAGTTGGTAGAATAA
- the hemA gene encoding glutamyl-tRNA reductase produces the protein MSLLAIGINHNTASVELREKVAFSPEKLTEAHQQLKSNAHVHSGVILSTCNRTEIYCDLKNSANKNKVIEWLSQFHQVKPEELKPSLYIYEEQAAIKHLMRVSCGLDSLVLGEPQILGQVKQAYSGAREDKAVDSTMEKLFQKTFSVAKRVRTETEIGGSAVSVAYAACTLAKHIFESLEKSTVLLVGAGETIELVAKHLSDNGCEKMIVANRTRERAMNLAEQFNADVISLQDIPEHLHKADIVISSTASPLPIIGKGMVETAIRKRKRQPILIVDIAVPRDVEQQVGDLNDVYLYTVDDLQSIVNQNIEQRKVEAIQAEAIVTEESAVFMTWLRSLQAVDSIREYRNSANSIREELIAKSIQSLASGGDPEKILHELGNKLTNRLIHAPTRALQSAAEQGEPEKLSVIRQSLGLDDLQQN, from the coding sequence ATGTCTTTGCTTGCTATTGGTATCAATCACAATACAGCGTCGGTTGAATTGCGAGAAAAGGTTGCGTTTTCCCCTGAGAAGTTAACAGAGGCTCATCAGCAACTGAAGTCTAACGCACATGTACATAGTGGGGTTATCTTATCTACCTGTAACCGTACAGAAATCTATTGTGATCTGAAAAACTCTGCCAATAAAAACAAAGTGATAGAGTGGTTATCTCAGTTCCATCAGGTTAAACCTGAAGAGTTAAAACCCAGCTTATATATCTATGAAGAGCAGGCGGCGATTAAACACCTGATGAGGGTATCGTGCGGGCTGGACTCACTGGTATTAGGCGAACCGCAGATTTTAGGCCAGGTTAAGCAGGCTTATTCCGGTGCCAGAGAAGATAAAGCGGTAGACAGCACCATGGAAAAGCTGTTTCAGAAAACTTTTTCAGTGGCTAAACGGGTGCGCACAGAGACGGAAATTGGCGGAAGTGCAGTGTCTGTTGCCTACGCCGCTTGTACGTTGGCAAAACATATTTTTGAATCCCTTGAGAAATCTACCGTGCTTCTGGTTGGCGCGGGAGAAACCATAGAGCTGGTGGCTAAGCACCTGTCCGATAATGGCTGCGAAAAGATGATTGTTGCCAACCGTACCCGTGAAAGGGCGATGAATCTGGCGGAACAGTTTAATGCCGATGTTATCAGCCTTCAGGATATTCCGGAACATCTGCATAAAGCCGATATTGTGATCAGTTCAACGGCCAGTCCTCTGCCTATTATTGGTAAGGGAATGGTAGAAACCGCAATCAGAAAGCGCAAAAGACAGCCGATTCTGATTGTTGATATCGCTGTACCGCGAGATGTTGAACAGCAAGTAGGTGATCTGAACGACGTCTATTTGTATACTGTCGACGATTTGCAATCCATCGTAAATCAGAATATTGAACAACGAAAAGTCGAAGCTATTCAGGCGGAAGCAATTGTGACTGAAGAGAGTGCGGTGTTTATGACATGGCTTCGCTCTTTACAAGCTGTCGATAGCATCAGAGAATACCGTAATTCAGCCAATAGTATCCGCGAAGAGTTAATCGCGAAAAGCATTCAGTCTCTGGCATCTGGTGGTGATCCGGAGAAGATCCTGCATGAATTAGGTAATAAGCTGACAAATCGACTTATCCATGCTCCGACACGAGCGCTACAAAGCGCCGCTGAGCAAGGAGAACCAGAAAAGCTCTCTGTTATCCGACAGAGTCTGGGTCTTGACGACCTTCAACAGAATTAA
- the prfA gene encoding peptide chain release factor 1, producing the protein MKSSILTKLETLVERYEEVQHLLGDPDIIGDQDKFRALSKEYSQLEEVTKCFQAYQQAHEDLAAAEEMAKEDDAEMREMAQEEIKESEALIEKLADDLQILLIPKDPNDERNCFLEIRAGAGGDEAGIFAGDLFRMYSKYTEKMGWRIEVMSSNISEQGGYKEMIAKVSGDGAYGVLKFESGGHRVQRVPATESQGRVHTSACTVAVMAEIPEADLPEIKAADLKIDTFRASGAGGQHVNTTDSAIRITHLPTGTVVECQDERSQHKNKAKAMSVLAARIIQAEEARRAAEVSDTRRNLLGSGDRSDRIRTYNYPQGRVSDHRINLTLYRLAEVMEGDLQSLVDPVLQEHQADQLAALAEQN; encoded by the coding sequence ATGAAATCATCCATTCTTACTAAGCTTGAAACCCTTGTAGAGCGTTATGAGGAAGTTCAGCACCTGCTTGGCGATCCCGATATTATTGGCGACCAAGACAAATTCCGTGCCCTGTCAAAAGAGTATTCACAACTGGAAGAAGTGACTAAGTGCTTTCAGGCTTATCAGCAGGCGCACGAAGATTTAGCTGCCGCAGAGGAGATGGCAAAAGAAGATGACGCTGAGATGCGTGAGATGGCACAGGAAGAGATTAAAGAATCTGAAGCTTTAATTGAAAAACTGGCTGATGATCTACAAATTCTGCTTATTCCGAAAGATCCAAACGATGAGCGTAACTGCTTCCTGGAGATTCGAGCCGGTGCCGGTGGTGATGAAGCGGGTATTTTTGCTGGTGACTTGTTCCGGATGTATAGCAAATATACAGAAAAAATGGGCTGGCGCATCGAAGTGATGAGCTCAAATATCTCTGAGCAGGGCGGATACAAAGAGATGATTGCCAAGGTATCCGGCGACGGCGCTTATGGTGTACTTAAGTTTGAGTCTGGCGGTCACCGTGTTCAGCGTGTACCAGCGACTGAATCACAGGGTCGTGTTCATACTTCAGCTTGTACCGTCGCTGTGATGGCTGAGATCCCTGAAGCCGACCTGCCGGAAATTAAGGCTGCTGATTTGAAGATAGACACATTCCGCGCTTCTGGTGCCGGTGGTCAGCACGTTAACACCACGGACTCCGCTATCCGTATTACTCACTTACCAACTGGTACTGTGGTTGAGTGTCAGGATGAACGTTCTCAGCATAAGAACAAAGCTAAGGCTATGTCTGTTCTGGCTGCGCGAATCATTCAGGCAGAAGAGGCACGCCGTGCTGCGGAAGTTTCAGATACCCGTCGTAACCTGTTGGGCTCTGGTGACCGTAGTGACCGTATCCGTACTTATAACTATCCTCAGGGTCGTGTATCTGATCACCGCATCAACCTGACCTTATACCGTCTGGCTGAAGTCATGGAAGGTGACCTTCAGAGTCTGGTTGACCCTGTGCTTCAGGAGCATCAGGCGGATCAGTTAGCTGCTTTAGCAGAGCAAAACTAA
- a CDS encoding ribose-phosphate pyrophosphokinase — MPDMKLFAGNATPELAQRIADRLYISLGDATVDRFSDGEVAVQINENVRGSDVFIIQSTCAPTNDNLMELVVMIDAMRRASAGRITAVIPYFGYARQDRRVRSARVPITAKVVADFLSNVGVDRVLTIDLHAEQIQGFFDVPVDNIFGTPVLMEDMIERGLEDPVVVSPDLGGVVRARATAKALGNVDIAIVDKRRPRANVSEVMNLIGDVEGRDCVIVDDMIDTGGTLCKAAEALKQRGAKRVYAYATHAVFSGNAAKNIGGSVLDQVIITDSITLTDEMKATGKVTQLTLSSMLAEAIRRISNEESISAMFN, encoded by the coding sequence GTGCCTGATATGAAGCTATTTGCTGGTAACGCTACACCTGAACTAGCCCAACGTATTGCTGATCGTCTCTATATTTCCCTTGGTGATGCTACTGTAGACCGTTTCTCTGATGGAGAAGTCGCAGTACAAATCAATGAAAATGTCCGTGGTAGTGATGTATTCATTATCCAATCTACTTGTGCACCAACCAACGACAACCTAATGGAACTGGTTGTTATGATTGATGCTATGCGCCGCGCATCTGCCGGCCGGATTACCGCCGTAATCCCTTACTTCGGCTATGCCCGTCAGGATCGTCGCGTACGTTCTGCCCGTGTGCCGATTACAGCAAAAGTTGTTGCAGACTTCCTGTCTAACGTCGGTGTTGACCGCGTACTAACCATCGACCTGCACGCTGAACAGATTCAGGGTTTCTTCGATGTTCCTGTAGATAACATCTTTGGTACTCCGGTACTGATGGAAGATATGATCGAACGTGGACTGGAAGATCCTGTTGTCGTATCTCCTGATCTTGGTGGTGTTGTTCGCGCACGTGCAACAGCAAAAGCCCTTGGTAATGTTGATATCGCTATCGTAGATAAGCGTCGTCCACGTGCCAACGTCTCTGAAGTGATGAACCTGATCGGCGACGTTGAAGGCCGTGACTGCGTTATCGTTGACGATATGATCGATACTGGCGGCACTCTGTGTAAAGCAGCAGAAGCACTGAAACAACGTGGTGCCAAGCGTGTATATGCATATGCGACTCACGCAGTATTCTCCGGGAACGCAGCGAAAAACATCGGTGGTTCAGTTCTGGATCAGGTAATTATTACTGACTCCATTACTCTGACTGATGAAATGAAAGCGACTGGAAAAGTGACTCAGTTAACCCTATCCAGCATGCTGGCTGAAGCGATTCGTCGTATCAGCAACGAAGAATCTATCTCTGCCATGTTTAACTAA
- the pth gene encoding aminoacyl-tRNA hydrolase, translating into MSQQIKLLVGLANPGPEYAKTRHNAGAWVVEELARVHNVTLKNESKFFGYTGRIMVHGQDLRLLVPTTFMNLSGKAIAALAKFYQIKPEEIMVAHDELDLPPGVGKFKKGGGHGGHNGLKDTINKLGNNKEFYRLRIGIGHPGHKDKVSGYVLGKAPAKEQECIDAVVDESVRSLDILLKDGLTKAQNRLHTFKAE; encoded by the coding sequence GTGAGTCAGCAAATAAAACTGCTTGTCGGACTGGCAAATCCGGGACCTGAGTATGCTAAAACCCGGCATAACGCCGGTGCTTGGGTAGTAGAAGAGCTAGCCAGAGTTCATAACGTTACGTTAAAGAATGAGAGCAAATTTTTCGGCTATACCGGCCGGATTATGGTACATGGGCAAGATCTTCGCCTACTGGTACCAACAACCTTTATGAATCTTTCCGGAAAAGCCATTGCTGCTCTGGCCAAGTTCTATCAAATCAAGCCGGAAGAGATAATGGTCGCTCATGACGAACTGGATCTACCACCCGGTGTCGGAAAATTCAAAAAAGGCGGTGGCCATGGTGGTCACAACGGGTTGAAAGATACCATCAACAAGTTGGGTAACAATAAAGAATTCTATCGCTTACGGATAGGCATTGGCCATCCGGGGCATAAAGATAAAGTGTCAGGTTATGTGCTGGGTAAAGCCCCGGCAAAAGAACAGGAATGCATAGACGCAGTGGTTGACGAATCCGTTCGCAGCCTGGACATCCTGTTAAAAGATGGCCTGACAAAAGCGCAAAATCGCTTACATACGTTCAAAGCAGAATAA
- the lolB gene encoding lipoprotein insertase outer membrane protein LolB, which translates to MNNIKSILFLSLSLLILAGCETVPQLSETNVQWESHQAQLAKIEQFEATGKIGFRSPEERFSASFNWKQTADSSQLKLFNPLGKTVLTLNINKQGATLVNSDNQTFFNKDASTLFYQLTRLQFPVEQLKDWLKGQPAQADSYALNETHTLSSLSKTINRQLWQLDYTSYQDINNTPMPYKMKLAKKDTQVQIVVSTWKIDS; encoded by the coding sequence ATGAATAACATTAAATCAATACTTTTTCTTTCCCTGTCACTTTTGATACTGGCAGGATGTGAAACCGTACCACAACTTTCTGAGACTAATGTCCAGTGGGAAAGCCATCAGGCTCAGCTGGCTAAAATAGAACAGTTTGAAGCAACCGGGAAAATTGGCTTTCGCTCTCCTGAAGAACGCTTTTCCGCCAGCTTTAACTGGAAACAGACGGCCGACTCAAGCCAGCTAAAGCTATTCAACCCTCTGGGTAAAACCGTATTAACCCTGAACATCAATAAGCAAGGGGCGACTCTGGTTAACTCTGACAACCAGACTTTTTTCAATAAAGATGCCAGCACTCTCTTCTATCAGCTAACCCGATTGCAATTTCCGGTAGAACAGCTTAAAGACTGGTTAAAAGGACAGCCGGCTCAGGCAGATAGTTACGCCTTAAACGAAACACATACACTGAGTTCCCTCAGCAAAACAATTAACCGCCAACTCTGGCAACTTGATTACACCAGCTATCAGGATATCAACAACACACCAATGCCTTACAAAATGAAACTGGCCAAAAAAGATACTCAGGTACAAATTGTTGTCTCAACATGGAAAATCGATTCATGA
- the ychF gene encoding redox-regulated ATPase YchF produces the protein MGFKCGIVGLPNVGKSTLFNALTKAGIEAANFPFCTIEPNTGIVPVPDLRLDALAAIVNPQKVLPTTMEFVDIAGLVAGASKGEGLGNKFLANIRETDAIGHVVRCFENENIVHVAGKISPLEDIEIINLELALADLDSCERALQRQAKKAKGGDKDAKFEITVLEKLLPVLTEGGMARTVALAKEELAAINYLNFLTLKPTMYIANVNEDGFEDNPYLDQVREFAAKENNVVVPVCAAIESELSELDDEDREEFLADMGIEEPGLNRVIRSGYELLTLQTYFTAGVKEVRAWTIPIGATAPQAAGKIHTDFEKGFIRAEVVGYDDFIEHQGESGAKEAGRWRLEGKDYIVKDGDVVHFRFNV, from the coding sequence ATGGGTTTCAAATGTGGCATCGTTGGCTTACCAAACGTAGGTAAATCAACTCTGTTTAATGCACTGACTAAAGCGGGAATCGAAGCCGCTAACTTCCCTTTTTGTACTATCGAGCCTAACACAGGAATAGTTCCTGTACCGGATCTACGTCTTGATGCACTGGCAGCTATCGTTAATCCGCAAAAGGTTTTGCCTACCACAATGGAATTTGTTGATATCGCCGGACTGGTAGCAGGCGCTTCAAAGGGTGAAGGTCTGGGTAACAAGTTTCTGGCAAACATCCGTGAAACCGATGCTATCGGTCACGTAGTTCGCTGTTTTGAAAATGAAAACATCGTTCACGTAGCAGGCAAAATCTCCCCTCTGGAAGATATTGAGATCATCAATCTAGAGCTGGCACTAGCCGATCTGGACTCTTGTGAACGTGCACTTCAACGTCAGGCGAAAAAAGCCAAAGGCGGAGATAAAGACGCTAAGTTTGAAATTACCGTTCTGGAAAAACTTCTGCCGGTACTGACTGAAGGTGGCATGGCAAGAACAGTAGCGCTGGCAAAAGAAGAGCTGGCAGCGATCAACTACCTTAACTTCCTGACCCTGAAGCCAACCATGTACATTGCCAATGTTAATGAAGATGGTTTTGAAGATAACCCGTATCTTGATCAGGTTCGTGAGTTTGCGGCAAAAGAGAACAATGTAGTGGTACCTGTATGTGCTGCAATTGAGTCTGAGCTATCAGAACTGGACGACGAAGACAGAGAAGAGTTTCTGGCAGATATGGGTATCGAAGAGCCAGGCCTGAACCGTGTTATCCGCTCAGGTTATGAGCTGCTGACTCTGCAAACCTACTTCACAGCAGGTGTAAAAGAAGTTCGCGCATGGACAATTCCTATCGGAGCAACAGCACCGCAAGCCGCAGGTAAAATTCATACCGACTTTGAAAAGGGCTTCATTCGTGCTGAAGTTGTTGGTTATGATGACTTTATCGAGCATCAGGGCGAAAGTGGTGCAAAAGAGGCCGGAAGATGGCGTCTTGAAGGTAAAGACTATATCGTGAAAGATGGTGATGTAGTTCACTTCCGCTTTAACGTATAA
- a CDS encoding SirB2 family protein, translating to MYFALKHIHFLAIALSALLLSVRFALVMAESQLMEKKLIRVAPHVVDTILILSGVGLVFAMGFVPFTPGAEWFTQKTTCILAYFALGFFALRMAKNKLLRIFGFFGALGWMLMAANIAMTKSTSLLG from the coding sequence GTGTATTTCGCATTAAAACATATTCATTTTCTGGCAATTGCACTGAGTGCACTACTACTTTCAGTGAGATTTGCTCTTGTGATGGCTGAATCTCAATTAATGGAAAAAAAGCTTATCAGAGTTGCACCTCACGTAGTTGATACTATTCTGATTTTGTCAGGGGTAGGTTTAGTGTTTGCTATGGGCTTTGTACCTTTCACGCCGGGAGCGGAGTGGTTCACCCAAAAAACAACCTGTATTCTTGCTTACTTTGCATTAGGCTTTTTTGCCCTGAGAATGGCAAAGAACAAACTACTAAGAATTTTTGGCTTTTTTGGTGCGCTGGGCTGGATGCTGATGGCGGCCAATATTGCAATGACCAAATCAACTTCGTTACTGGGATAA
- a CDS encoding SirB1 family protein — protein sequence MFDLFDEDLDQLELVEGAIALNHAVNPEVEVNWVEAELDRLYNDAELLLVNELDEKQKFESFLRVFYYDWNFAGDSEAYFSSENVFIDKVLQRRKGIPVSLGALLLYFGRKLGFPLEGVTFPTQFLVKVSWHDEPVRYVNPYNGEYVAESVLQAWLIGQEGPLAELKSEHLESADHPTVIGRWLAILKSALLREERYTLALKCTDLALTFVPDDPYEIRDRGFIYQQLDCHQVAKNDYQFFIDQCPEDPAAELLKSQLKALDENSVTIH from the coding sequence ATGTTTGATTTGTTTGATGAGGACTTGGATCAACTGGAGCTGGTTGAGGGTGCAATAGCCTTGAATCATGCCGTCAACCCTGAAGTAGAGGTAAACTGGGTTGAAGCTGAGCTGGACAGGCTTTATAACGACGCTGAACTTTTGTTGGTCAATGAACTGGATGAGAAACAGAAATTTGAATCGTTTCTGAGAGTGTTCTATTACGACTGGAACTTTGCCGGTGACAGCGAAGCCTATTTCTCATCTGAAAACGTATTTATTGATAAAGTATTACAGCGTCGTAAAGGTATTCCTGTCAGTCTTGGTGCCTTGCTGCTCTATTTTGGCCGTAAGCTTGGCTTTCCGCTGGAAGGCGTCACTTTTCCTACTCAGTTTCTGGTTAAAGTGAGCTGGCATGATGAACCGGTCAGATATGTTAACCCTTATAATGGCGAGTACGTGGCAGAGAGTGTGCTTCAGGCCTGGCTGATTGGTCAGGAAGGACCGCTGGCTGAGCTTAAGTCGGAGCACCTTGAATCAGCAGACCATCCTACGGTTATTGGCCGCTGGCTGGCGATACTGAAAAGTGCACTGCTTCGCGAAGAGCGCTATACCCTTGCCCTTAAATGTACCGATCTAGCGTTGACCTTTGTTCCTGATGATCCGTATGAGATTCGCGACAGAGGCTTTATATATCAGCAGCTTGATTGTCATCAGGTTGCTAAAAATGATTATCAGTTTTTTATTGACCAGTGCCCGGAAGACCCAGCAGCAGAGTTGCTGAAGAGTCAGTTAAAAGCGCTGGATGAAAACTCAGTTACAATTCATTAA